Proteins encoded in a region of the Photobacterium profundum SS9 genome:
- a CDS encoding DUF3297 family protein, producing MNDTNSRPALPDHLAGNPRSPHHVAEVFEHEIGILLNGKERFDVEEYCISEGWVKVASHKALDRRGQPLMMTVKGTVEAFYK from the coding sequence ATGAACGATACTAACTCACGTCCAGCTTTACCGGATCACCTTGCGGGTAATCCTCGTAGCCCACATCATGTAGCAGAAGTTTTCGAGCACGAAATTGGTATTCTGCTTAACGGCAAAGAGCGTTTCGATGTAGAGGAATATTGCATCAGTGAAGGTTGGGTAAAAGTCGCGTCGCACAAAGCGCTAGACCGTCGCGGTCAACCGCTTATGATGACGGTAAAAGGAACTGTTGAAGCATTTTATAAGTAA
- a CDS encoding spermidine synthase: MVNRTKKKRPALIFRYNALPVIYPYLRGIKNTMDISGTCISSTEDEHGPIYVYQTRNSRILSFDGKIYQSCMKLNNINGLHLGYTQAMMAGLFFIPIVKTATVMGLGAGSMAKNLLNSFSELNVHAIEYREAVAKIAKEYFYLPDTDRLSLHIDDAVNYMKNTDMKSDIIFSDLYNSEGMEPKQVQSSYLRDCKNALNNQGVLVLNICHTALKLREELDELLALEFKNRLLSFEVEGGNTIVLAFKNDIPSIKREELLTKGKWLQEEMSIPMERYAKLLGDTHGYDHTHF; this comes from the coding sequence ATGGTAAATCGGACGAAGAAAAAAAGACCTGCCCTTATTTTCCGTTATAATGCCCTACCCGTTATATACCCTTATTTAAGAGGTATTAAAAATACCATGGATATCAGTGGAACCTGCATCTCATCAACAGAAGATGAGCACGGCCCAATTTATGTTTACCAAACAAGGAACAGCCGGATTCTCAGCTTTGATGGGAAAATCTATCAAAGTTGCATGAAGCTAAATAACATTAATGGATTACACCTCGGCTACACCCAAGCCATGATGGCGGGTTTATTTTTTATCCCCATAGTAAAAACAGCCACCGTCATGGGGCTGGGGGCAGGCTCAATGGCAAAGAACCTGCTCAATAGTTTCTCCGAGTTGAACGTACACGCGATTGAATACCGTGAAGCAGTGGCGAAGATCGCAAAAGAATATTTTTACTTACCCGACACAGATCGCCTCTCCCTTCATATAGACGATGCTGTGAACTACATGAAAAACACCGATATGAAAAGTGATATTATCTTTTCAGATCTCTACAACTCGGAAGGCATGGAACCGAAACAAGTACAATCATCCTACTTGCGCGATTGTAAAAATGCACTCAACAATCAAGGTGTCCTCGTGCTCAACATCTGCCATACGGCACTTAAGTTACGAGAAGAGTTAGATGAATTACTCGCGCTCGAATTTAAAAACCGACTACTCAGTTTCGAAGTAGAAGGTGGAAACACGATCGTACTCGCATTCAAAAACGACATCCCCTCGATAAAAAGAGAAGAACTACTGACTAAAGGTAAATGGTTGCAAGAGGAAATGAGCATTCCAATGGAACGTTATGCCAAATTACTCGGGGATACACATGGTTATGATCACACTCATTTTTAA
- a CDS encoding GNAT family N-acetyltransferase: protein MVLIQEVESDSQYLITLYQWFESEWDDVEPLASTKDGKVIPSPIIALKDGELVGGLVFTRFLSPMTNEQAVWINAVFIKPENRKQGISSQLINRAEKLVESIGESELLVFAQIPELYSKLNWQVIETHDDHFVLKSALVK from the coding sequence ATGGTTTTAATTCAAGAGGTTGAAAGTGACTCTCAGTATTTGATTACTTTATATCAATGGTTTGAAAGTGAATGGGATGATGTTGAACCTTTAGCGTCAACAAAGGATGGGAAAGTAATCCCAAGCCCAATCATTGCTCTAAAAGACGGCGAATTGGTTGGTGGTTTGGTTTTTACTCGTTTTCTATCTCCAATGACTAATGAGCAAGCTGTTTGGATTAATGCTGTTTTTATTAAACCTGAAAATCGTAAACAGGGTATTAGCTCACAATTGATTAATCGTGCTGAGAAATTGGTCGAGAGTATCGGTGAGTCAGAATTATTGGTTTTTGCTCAAATCCCAGAATTGTATTCAAAGCTAAACTGGCAAGTAATTGAAACGCACGATGATCATTTCGTGCTTAAAAGTGCATTGGTTAAATAA
- a CDS encoding pseudouridine synthase, translating to MKSTTNRLDRFISQNSTFSISDTRLLIAQKRILVDGHVAHSNQQKVTKFTYVELDGNCLQDNNPVYIVLNKPKGVVSATKDIKHSTVLDLIQHSQKNELHIVGRLDFNTTGLVLLTNDGAWSRKISLPETKLAKVYEVTLSKPLSDEYITVFREGIYFGYEDITTKPACLEILSEYTARLSLVEGKYHQVKRMFGFFKTKCWNFIEFLWGIFA from the coding sequence ATGAAATCTACTACCAACCGACTCGATCGTTTTATTAGCCAGAATAGTACTTTTTCTATTTCAGATACCCGTCTTTTAATTGCTCAAAAACGGATCCTTGTGGATGGGCATGTGGCGCATTCAAATCAACAGAAAGTGACGAAATTCACTTATGTCGAATTAGATGGTAATTGCTTACAAGATAACAATCCGGTTTATATCGTGCTGAATAAACCCAAGGGGGTTGTTAGCGCGACGAAAGACATTAAGCATTCTACTGTGTTAGACCTTATTCAGCACTCTCAGAAGAACGAACTGCACATTGTTGGACGCCTAGACTTTAATACAACGGGACTAGTGTTATTGACTAACGATGGGGCATGGTCGCGCAAGATAAGTTTACCCGAGACAAAGCTCGCAAAGGTGTATGAGGTTACCTTGTCTAAGCCATTAAGTGATGAGTATATTACAGTATTTCGAGAGGGTATCTATTTTGGTTACGAAGACATTACAACGAAGCCCGCTTGTTTAGAGATACTCTCTGAGTATACCGCTAGGCTCTCACTGGTTGAAGGCAAGTATCATCAAGTTAAACGGATGTTTGGTTTTTTCAAAACGAAGTGTTGGAACTTCATCGAGTTTCTGTGGGGAATATTTGCCTAG
- a CDS encoding transglutaminase-like domain-containing protein — protein MNISYYTELSEFTDLSCFQHDINLLSDDIEKICEFVQHNLIHAYWLKRYGVQVEESAKFSEMQTRHSKDIITLAMNKSGQSFDVKRNPKDRVVSVCRDFALVLCSVLRAKNIPARIRCGFATYLVAGHFEDHWICEYWNQQESRWVMVDAQLDSTHLAILNFDFDPCDVPSSEFLYAGKAWALCRGDFTSPDKFGFNSFNGLPFIKGSIIRDLYALSKVELLAWDIGWGILPEYITPIDGDGEVLLLDELALISNISDFEKAINVIISCNEIKFPVDWHLSNCPTIEELYSAL, from the coding sequence ATGAATATTTCATATTACACGGAACTAAGTGAATTCACAGATTTAAGCTGTTTCCAGCATGATATAAACTTGCTATCTGATGATATTGAAAAAATATGTGAGTTTGTACAGCATAATTTAATCCATGCATATTGGTTAAAGCGCTATGGCGTTCAAGTTGAAGAGTCTGCCAAATTTTCAGAAATGCAAACTCGACATTCCAAAGACATAATTACTTTGGCTATGAACAAATCAGGGCAATCTTTCGATGTAAAGAGAAACCCTAAAGATAGAGTGGTGAGTGTATGTAGAGACTTTGCACTAGTATTGTGTTCAGTCTTAAGAGCTAAGAATATCCCAGCTCGCATTCGGTGTGGCTTCGCTACTTATTTAGTTGCCGGGCATTTTGAAGACCACTGGATTTGTGAGTATTGGAATCAACAAGAATCCCGTTGGGTAATGGTTGACGCGCAACTTGATAGTACACACTTAGCGATATTGAATTTCGACTTTGATCCATGTGATGTACCATCATCAGAATTTCTGTATGCAGGAAAAGCATGGGCGCTATGCAGAGGTGATTTTACTTCTCCTGATAAGTTTGGTTTCAATAGCTTCAATGGGCTACCTTTCATTAAAGGTAGCATAATTCGCGATTTATATGCATTGTCAAAAGTAGAGTTGCTCGCATGGGATATTGGTTGGGGGATTTTACCTGAATACATAACTCCGATTGATGGTGATGGTGAGGTACTATTACTTGATGAATTAGCTCTCATAAGCAACATATCTGATTTTGAAAAAGCTATTAATGTCATCATTTCATGCAATGAAATCAAGTTCCCAGTTGATTGGCATTTGTCGAATTGTCCAACAATAGAAGAGCTTTACTCGGCGCTTTGA